The stretch of DNA CAAGCGGTATTGGAGGATAAGTAAATGTCTACATTGGAAATCAAGGATCTCTACGCATCGGTGGAGACCAAAGAAGGCCGCAAGCAGATCCTGAAGGGCGCGACCCTGACCGTCAACTCCGGCGAGACGCACGCCATCATGGGCCCCAACGGCTCCGGCAAGTCGACGCTGGCCTACACGCTGGCCGGCCACCCCAAGTACTTCGTCGATTCCGGCGAGGCCCTGCTCGACGGCCAGGACATCCTCAAGATGACCGCCGACGAACGTGCCAAGGCCGGTCTGTTCCTCGCCATGCAGTACCCGGTCGAAGTGCCCGGCGTCTCCATGACCAACTTCCTGCGCACCGCCAAGACCGAGGTCGACGGCAAGGCCCCGGCCATCCGCACCTGGACCAAGGAACTGCAGGCCGCGATGAAGAACCTCAGGATGGACAAGAAGTTCGCCTCCCGTTCCGTCAACGAGGGCTTCTCCGGCGGTGAGAAGAAGCGTGCCGAGGTGCTGCAGCTGGAGCTGCTGAAGCCGAAGTTCGCCATCATGGACGAGACCGATTCCGGCCTCGACGTCGACGCGTTGCGCATCGTCTCCGAAGGCGTCAACCGCGCCAAGGAGAACACTGGGCTGGGCATCATGCTCATCACGCATTACACCCGGATTTTGAAGTATATCAAGCCGGATATCGTGCATGTGTTTGCGGGTGGACGCTTTGTCAAGACTGGGGGACCTGAACTGGCGGATGAACTGGAAGAGACTGGGTATGATCAGTATCTGC from Bifidobacterium sp. ESL0800 encodes:
- the sufC gene encoding Fe-S cluster assembly ATPase SufC, translating into MSTLEIKDLYASVETKEGRKQILKGATLTVNSGETHAIMGPNGSGKSTLAYTLAGHPKYFVDSGEALLDGQDILKMTADERAKAGLFLAMQYPVEVPGVSMTNFLRTAKTEVDGKAPAIRTWTKELQAAMKNLRMDKKFASRSVNEGFSGGEKKRAEVLQLELLKPKFAIMDETDSGLDVDALRIVSEGVNRAKENTGLGIMLITHYTRILKYIKPDIVHVFAGGRFVKTGGPELADELEETGYDQYLPEGATESAMA